From Veillonella dispar, one genomic window encodes:
- a CDS encoding NAD(P)H-binding protein: protein MYKYITILGAAGQIAQKLTATLLTYTDMHLTLYGRQLSTRLHPEILEHERVTVIEGSFQNPAKLEEAVTNAEIVFVGAMESGSDMAAIVKALSRKNVRRVIGLSMAGLSGEFPAALEKWTFDSLPISYVQGERQARNVLRESNLNYTILRLTWLYNDPENTNYELIPEGVQFNDAQVTREAVVKAIFDILHVDDETPFHRASIGIGEPGTHYDKPSFH from the coding sequence ATGTACAAATATATTACAATTTTAGGGGCCGCTGGCCAAATTGCACAAAAGTTGACTGCTACATTATTAACATATACAGATATGCACCTTACATTATATGGTCGCCAATTGAGTACTCGTTTACATCCAGAAATTTTAGAACATGAACGCGTTACTGTCATCGAGGGTTCTTTCCAAAATCCTGCTAAATTAGAGGAAGCGGTAACAAATGCAGAGATCGTATTTGTAGGCGCTATGGAGTCTGGCAGCGATATGGCGGCTATTGTGAAAGCATTGAGCCGTAAAAACGTACGCCGTGTTATCGGTCTTTCTATGGCTGGTCTTTCTGGCGAATTCCCTGCAGCACTTGAAAAATGGACCTTCGACAGCTTGCCTATTAGCTATGTACAAGGCGAACGTCAAGCACGCAATGTGTTGCGCGAATCCAACTTAAACTACACAATCTTGCGCCTCACATGGCTCTACAATGATCCAGAAAATACAAATTATGAGCTCATTCCTGAAGGTGTTCAATTTAACGATGCCCAAGTTACACGAGAAGCTGTAGTAAAAGCTATCTTCGACATCTTACATGTAGATGATGAAACACCATTCCACCGTGCAAGCATCGGTATTGGCGAACCAGGCACACACTACGACAAACCAAGCTTTCACTAA
- a CDS encoding energy-coupling factor ABC transporter ATP-binding protein has translation MLKVENIRFGYVPSVDIFRDVTFTIEGGEYIAIGGRNGCGKTTITRLLVGLEKASEGRMYYNGTDITSMPPSKRGQFIGYVFQQPDRQMFRPTVATEVAFGPESLGRSKSEVKQIVDEVLERTGIAHLRDAYPPTLRRGEKQRVAIASALAMQSKILILDEPTSGQDGKETKELLALLRQLNQEGITILLITHDMEIMASECSRALIMGNQTVAFDGNPEELFKKSTDELQDLGLTKPPSVELSLAVPSLGYCKSMDELKSKLVAQLSGK, from the coding sequence ATGCTTAAGGTTGAAAATATCCGCTTTGGCTATGTGCCATCCGTAGACATCTTCCGAGATGTGACTTTCACCATCGAAGGTGGCGAATATATTGCCATCGGTGGTCGTAATGGTTGTGGTAAAACGACGATTACTCGTTTGCTCGTAGGCCTTGAAAAGGCTAGCGAAGGCCGCATGTACTATAACGGCACAGATATTACGTCTATGCCACCATCTAAACGTGGTCAATTCATCGGTTATGTATTCCAACAACCGGATCGCCAAATGTTCAGACCTACTGTAGCGACAGAGGTTGCTTTTGGCCCTGAGTCTTTGGGCCGTAGTAAATCCGAAGTGAAACAAATCGTCGACGAAGTGTTGGAACGCACAGGTATTGCTCACTTGCGTGATGCGTATCCTCCAACATTGCGCCGCGGCGAAAAGCAACGCGTTGCTATCGCTTCTGCATTAGCGATGCAATCTAAAATCCTCATCCTCGACGAACCAACAAGTGGTCAAGATGGTAAGGAAACTAAAGAGTTGTTAGCGTTATTGCGCCAACTCAATCAAGAAGGCATTACGATCCTTCTCATTACACATGATATGGAAATCATGGCTAGCGAATGTAGCCGTGCGCTTATCATGGGTAACCAAACAGTTGCCTTCGATGGCAATCCAGAAGAATTATTCAAGAAATCTACAGATGAACTGCAAGACCTAGGCCTTACAAAACCGCCAAGTGTGGAACTTTCACTAGCGGTACCATCTCTAGGCTATTGCAAATCCATGGATGAATTGAAATCTAAGTTAGTGGCTCAGTTGAGCGGGAAATAG
- a CDS encoding type II toxin-antitoxin system prevent-host-death family antitoxin has translation MPNIKPISDLRNYSEVLRDVTIDSPVFLTKNGRGRYAIMDIQDYERVMATIKLMGALETGRKSGEEQGWISSEQLKSELGI, from the coding sequence ATGCCGAATATAAAACCTATTTCAGATTTACGTAATTATTCTGAAGTTTTACGTGATGTTACTATAGATAGTCCTGTATTTTTAACTAAAAATGGTAGAGGTAGGTATGCAATTATGGATATTCAAGATTATGAACGTGTAATGGCTACTATAAAACTTATGGGGGCTTTAGAGACAGGTCGTAAATCTGGTGAAGAACAAGGCTGGATTTCATCAGAGCAACTAAAGAGTGAATTGGGGATTTAA
- a CDS encoding tryptophan transporter: MERIQDLVYTHVQGGQFRWVTVSTLMLALGTILHLVSPSVAGVTPNWTIATYCVAILLTRPSLSQTLGIGLVAALINVLTSKSAFPYGNLLSEPGGALTAALVTRAMLSVKFRKIGGFDLTPILSGFLATVVSGGIFVTILWKVLGLPDNVYMYGMWPMVLIVGALNGAITPILYIPAQRLFSKRGMLPSTDQLTSDHSHMTILPERQAKISIEHVNYYHPKATTPSLENINLDVHDGDFLVVTGPAGCGKSTLCMAMVGAVPKFYGGRLEGMVFVDGKATTQMEIPELANHIGVVLADYDTQLVTMTVREEVAFAMENRGYDRETIKARSEEVFAQVGLIGLEDRKITSLSGGQRQRLAIASVLATNPTVLVLDEPTSSLDPDGTAELYRLVGDLNKKHGITVVVIDHDLHAVLPYANRMALMVDGSIACDDDVPTTLRYMYEHNIHVDALPSVFTTYMELEQAGFHSDEPWLSIESAIKGLHQIEMAHAIQTEVHGESNSRVNQSKTVENSTNQSNTVVNKQPIQRVDDVQGKDGGAHA; encoded by the coding sequence ATGGAACGGATTCAAGATCTTGTGTACACGCATGTGCAGGGTGGCCAGTTTAGATGGGTTACTGTCAGCACATTGATGCTCGCATTGGGCACGATATTGCATTTGGTGAGCCCTAGTGTGGCTGGGGTAACGCCGAACTGGACGATTGCTACGTACTGCGTAGCTATTTTATTGACTCGCCCTAGTTTGAGTCAAACATTAGGGATTGGCCTTGTAGCGGCCCTCATTAACGTATTGACGTCTAAGTCAGCATTTCCTTATGGCAACTTGTTGTCAGAGCCAGGCGGTGCGTTGACGGCAGCTCTCGTGACACGCGCTATGTTGTCCGTGAAGTTCCGTAAAATCGGTGGTTTTGATTTAACGCCAATTCTATCTGGCTTTTTAGCGACTGTTGTATCTGGTGGTATCTTCGTTACTATTTTGTGGAAAGTATTGGGCTTACCAGACAATGTATATATGTATGGTATGTGGCCGATGGTTCTTATCGTAGGCGCTTTGAATGGTGCCATTACGCCAATCTTGTACATTCCGGCGCAACGTCTATTCTCCAAACGCGGTATGTTGCCAAGTACAGATCAATTGACATCTGACCATAGTCACATGACGATTTTGCCTGAGCGCCAAGCTAAGATTTCCATTGAACACGTAAATTACTACCATCCTAAGGCGACGACACCATCTCTTGAAAACATCAATCTCGACGTACATGATGGGGACTTCCTCGTTGTGACTGGTCCTGCTGGTTGTGGTAAAAGTACTCTTTGCATGGCTATGGTAGGGGCTGTGCCTAAATTCTACGGCGGTCGCCTTGAAGGCATGGTGTTCGTAGATGGTAAAGCGACTACGCAAATGGAAATTCCTGAATTGGCTAATCACATCGGTGTAGTTCTTGCCGATTACGATACACAACTCGTAACGATGACTGTTCGTGAAGAAGTGGCCTTTGCCATGGAAAATCGCGGTTATGACCGTGAAACCATCAAAGCACGTTCTGAAGAGGTGTTTGCACAAGTTGGTCTTATCGGCTTAGAAGATCGCAAAATTACTAGTCTATCCGGTGGTCAACGCCAACGTTTGGCGATTGCTTCCGTATTGGCTACGAACCCAACTGTTCTTGTTCTCGATGAACCAACGAGCTCCCTTGACCCAGATGGGACTGCCGAATTATATCGCCTCGTAGGTGATTTGAACAAGAAACACGGTATTACCGTTGTCGTTATCGACCATGACTTACACGCTGTATTGCCGTATGCAAACCGCATGGCTCTCATGGTGGATGGCTCTATTGCATGTGACGACGATGTACCAACTACGCTTCGTTACATGTACGAACACAATATTCACGTTGATGCGTTGCCATCCGTGTTCACTACGTATATGGAACTTGAACAAGCGGGCTTCCACAGCGATGAGCCTTGGCTTAGCATCGAGTCTGCTATCAAGGGCTTGCACCAAATTGAAATGGCTCACGCCATCCAAACTGAGGTGCATGGTGAAAGCAACTCTAGAGTAAATCAATCTAAAACAGTAGAAAATTCTACTAATCAATCCAATACAGTAGTAAATAAACAACCAATTCAACGCGTTGATGATGTACAAGGAAAGGACGGTGGCGCTCATGCTTAA
- the hisJ gene encoding histidinol-phosphatase HisJ, translated as MNMKDERQFVGYSKYRSRLVDGHVHTELCPHGSGDRTALMIEKAIELRIEKVCLTEHAPLPKAFAAEYGGDQKAYDTASLKLNQVDTYLELGRQLQRAYGTHIDISLGFEVDYIPGFETDIQEFLDRYGPLTDDNILSVHFMEGVNNAFYCLDYSPEEFEKGFGPWIQKQYELYYKYYSTVRQAVRADLGEYTPKRIGHFDLIKKYQHHFGFERHLDRRNAQVVSDILHIMRVQGRELDYNMSGFFKPDCREMYPSRFIQGMAAIIGVPFVLGSDAHSIADIGRIWG; from the coding sequence ATGAACATGAAAGATGAACGGCAGTTCGTTGGATACAGCAAGTATCGCAGCCGTCTTGTAGATGGTCATGTGCATACAGAATTGTGTCCCCATGGTAGTGGGGATCGAACTGCATTGATGATTGAAAAGGCCATCGAGTTGCGCATTGAAAAGGTATGCCTTACAGAGCACGCGCCGTTGCCAAAGGCTTTTGCAGCTGAATACGGTGGTGACCAAAAGGCTTATGACACAGCGTCTTTGAAATTGAACCAAGTAGATACCTACTTAGAATTAGGTCGTCAATTGCAACGTGCTTACGGCACGCATATCGATATCTCCCTCGGCTTTGAGGTGGATTACATTCCAGGCTTTGAGACAGATATTCAAGAGTTCCTCGACCGTTATGGTCCATTAACAGATGACAATATTTTGTCTGTTCACTTCATGGAAGGCGTTAATAATGCCTTTTATTGCTTAGACTATAGCCCTGAAGAATTTGAAAAGGGCTTTGGTCCATGGATTCAAAAGCAATATGAGTTATATTACAAATATTACTCCACCGTGCGCCAAGCAGTGCGTGCTGACCTTGGCGAATATACGCCAAAACGAATTGGTCACTTTGATTTGATTAAGAAATACCAACACCACTTTGGCTTTGAGCGTCACTTGGATCGCCGCAATGCGCAGGTAGTGAGCGATATTTTGCATATCATGCGCGTACAAGGGCGCGAACTAGACTACAACATGAGTGGCTTCTTTAAACCAGACTGCCGTGAAATGTACCCAAGCCGCTTTATTCAAGGCATGGCTGCTATCATTGGGGTACCATTTGTACTAGGCTCTGATGCGCATAGCATAGCAGACATAGGACGAATTTGGGGCTAG
- a CDS encoding type II toxin-antitoxin system RelE/ParE family toxin — translation MNNQISYAPKAREDLLEIKSFIEEETGDIELAKKTVSDIVTTNDSLSIIPEMGQRLLINLESKIEYRYLLCHNYLSFYRYLDRTIYIDRILNSRRDYLRILLDEVH, via the coding sequence ATGAATAATCAAATTAGCTATGCACCAAAAGCACGAGAAGATTTGCTAGAAATAAAATCTTTTATAGAAGAAGAAACCGGTGATATTGAGTTAGCTAAGAAAACCGTTTCGGATATAGTGACTACGAATGACTCGTTGAGTATAATTCCAGAAATGGGGCAGCGATTATTGATTAATCTAGAAAGCAAAATTGAATACAGATATTTACTTTGTCATAATTATTTAAGTTTTTATCGTTATTTAGACCGGACTATCTATATTGATAGAATATTAAACAGTAGACGTGATTATCTTAGAATACTATTAGATGAAGTACATTAG
- a CDS encoding type II toxin-antitoxin system Phd/YefM family antitoxin, with translation MGILRETIRPSSDLRNKYPEISKSLQLKDEAAIITVNGRGDTVSLGYNTYNMLKSKIELLSSLVEGQNDIIQGRTTTLDETFSSIDKMLDQMG, from the coding sequence ATGGGAATATTACGTGAAACAATTCGACCATCCTCTGATTTACGAAATAAGTATCCTGAAATTTCTAAATCCTTACAACTTAAAGATGAGGCTGCCATTATTACTGTAAATGGTCGTGGTGATACCGTAAGTCTCGGCTATAATACATATAATATGTTAAAGTCAAAAATAGAATTACTATCCTCTCTTGTAGAAGGGCAAAACGATATCATTCAAGGTCGCACCACTACACTTGATGAAACCTTCAGCAGTATTGATAAAATGCTAGATCAAATGGGGTAA
- a CDS encoding GNAT family N-acetyltransferase has product MSELVIRPITKDDIAACLDIYNYEVVNGVATLDLEARTLLEWQEWYEAHQTSEHCIFVGLIDDVVVGYASLSPYRTKDAFKSTVELSIYIHQEYRGRGVASKLMAHILDHAKETDTLHTVVSVITAGNAASTALHERFGFTYCGLTPQVGFKHGKYQDTETYALLV; this is encoded by the coding sequence ATGAGTGAATTAGTAATTCGACCAATTACAAAGGATGATATCGCAGCTTGTTTAGATATTTATAACTACGAGGTTGTGAACGGTGTAGCAACGCTTGATCTTGAGGCGCGTACGTTGTTAGAGTGGCAGGAGTGGTATGAGGCTCATCAAACTTCAGAGCATTGCATTTTTGTAGGTCTTATAGATGATGTAGTTGTAGGCTATGCATCGCTTTCACCATATAGAACAAAGGATGCTTTCAAAAGTACTGTCGAATTATCTATCTACATTCATCAAGAATATAGAGGCAGAGGTGTGGCATCTAAGTTGATGGCCCATATTTTAGACCACGCAAAAGAAACGGATACATTGCATACGGTGGTGTCTGTTATTACTGCAGGGAATGCAGCGAGCACGGCATTACACGAGCGTTTTGGATTTACTTATTGTGGGCTAACACCTCAGGTTGGTTTCAAACATGGTAAATATCAGGATACCGAAACATACGCATTATTGGTATAA
- the hisG gene encoding ATP phosphoribosyltransferase — MIQQQLPTGFRDDIGAVAERKDDVSQYVLGLCRSRQYTKISTPLVEYKDVFNGYAMGRGQHMYEFMDSSDESVVIRPDLTMPIGRFLATTNIELPRTFYYLGDVFMKNKKHRGDVNQVTQGGIELVGYEGIEAEQECFAIIKEVNETQLGNNLLLEIGDARFSRAITDALGLSDKEKSELLDALFTKYLPRYNELISDFKNSALYPFLTVWPRLFGTVQDIKDELNKIILPAAAQRILDNLVDMANQVAQTGQQVRIDVSTEPLQSYYTGLTFRGYVDGVSQYIVSGGRYDGLLSSFDGTPMPAVGMAFNIDVLTDVTLNGESNNQDNGKLRIALTKGRVEKDFIPLLESCGVDYEPLRNKARKLIIPLGDAIEVILAKGPDVTTYLKNGVVDLGIVGSDVLDEQDDTSYEMLDLQTGKCQFILASLAGYDPKEGRRQRIGTKYPTITKQYFGAQDVEIIKIEGSVELAPLVGLADAIVDITETGTTLRENNLEIFDWLQKISTRLVANPLALKQKRNTIFKLIDQLSEAINK; from the coding sequence ATGATACAGCAGCAATTACCTACGGGGTTCCGTGATGATATAGGGGCCGTAGCGGAGCGCAAGGATGATGTGAGCCAATATGTGCTCGGTCTATGTCGTAGCCGCCAATACACAAAGATCTCTACACCTCTTGTGGAGTACAAGGATGTATTTAATGGCTATGCAATGGGGCGCGGTCAGCATATGTACGAGTTCATGGATAGTTCTGATGAGTCCGTCGTAATTCGTCCTGATTTGACCATGCCAATCGGTCGTTTCTTGGCGACTACCAATATTGAATTGCCTCGTACGTTCTACTATTTAGGCGATGTGTTCATGAAAAATAAAAAGCACCGCGGTGATGTGAACCAAGTAACACAAGGCGGCATTGAGCTGGTCGGCTATGAAGGCATTGAAGCCGAGCAAGAGTGCTTTGCCATCATTAAAGAGGTAAACGAAACGCAGCTCGGTAACAATTTGCTATTAGAAATTGGGGATGCTCGTTTCTCTCGCGCTATTACTGATGCACTTGGTCTTAGTGATAAAGAAAAATCTGAGCTCCTCGATGCTTTGTTTACTAAATACTTGCCACGTTATAACGAGTTGATTTCCGACTTTAAAAATAGTGCGTTATATCCATTCTTGACTGTATGGCCTCGTTTATTTGGTACGGTACAAGATATCAAGGATGAGCTCAACAAAATCATCTTGCCTGCAGCGGCGCAACGTATTTTAGATAATCTCGTAGATATGGCGAACCAAGTGGCTCAAACAGGCCAGCAGGTTCGCATCGACGTCTCTACTGAGCCGCTTCAATCCTACTATACAGGCCTCACATTTAGAGGCTATGTGGATGGCGTGTCCCAATACATCGTCAGCGGCGGTCGTTATGACGGCTTGTTATCTAGCTTTGATGGTACACCAATGCCTGCGGTTGGGATGGCTTTCAACATCGACGTGTTGACCGATGTAACTTTGAATGGTGAAAGCAACAATCAAGATAATGGTAAATTGCGTATCGCTCTTACAAAGGGCCGCGTAGAGAAAGATTTTATTCCTCTCTTGGAGTCCTGTGGCGTAGATTATGAGCCATTACGGAACAAGGCGCGTAAGCTTATCATTCCGTTGGGCGATGCTATTGAGGTTATCCTCGCTAAAGGCCCAGATGTAACGACATACTTGAAAAACGGTGTGGTAGACCTCGGTATCGTTGGTAGTGATGTACTAGATGAACAAGACGATACAAGCTATGAAATGCTAGATTTACAAACTGGTAAATGCCAATTTATCTTGGCCTCTCTTGCAGGCTATGATCCTAAAGAAGGTCGTCGTCAGCGTATCGGTACAAAATATCCAACCATTACAAAACAGTATTTTGGTGCCCAAGATGTAGAAATCATCAAAATTGAAGGCTCCGTTGAGTTGGCACCTCTCGTAGGACTCGCTGATGCCATCGTAGATATTACAGAAACAGGCACAACCTTACGGGAAAATAACTTAGAAATCTTCGACTGGTTACAAAAGATTTCTACTCGTTTAGTAGCTAATCCATTAGCGCTAAAACAAAAGAGAAATACTATTTTTAAACTTATAGACCAGCTTTCAGAAGCCATTAATAAATAA
- a CDS encoding energy-coupling factor transporter transmembrane component T family protein: MERLVPLTKILMTLAVSVWAILLRDWQSLLALVVVELVVLFVAGLLIKQRKAVVALTSFAVFLGIVQFLGSGDVTSAIVSGLRMLAMTLVFICLLATTKLQDLTAALVTQCKIPYEYAFMFTAALRFVPDFIAESHAVQEAQACRGLSLEGNFIKRIKSYASVIQPLLLKSLGRSETMALSLELRGFGGPTHSFAASVGLKTMDYAVIGALIVITILLFVIV, translated from the coding sequence ATGGAACGTTTAGTACCGTTAACAAAAATCTTGATGACCCTCGCTGTATCCGTGTGGGCCATTCTATTACGCGACTGGCAATCTCTATTGGCCTTAGTCGTTGTAGAACTTGTCGTGTTATTTGTAGCAGGTTTATTGATCAAACAACGTAAGGCCGTAGTGGCATTGACTAGCTTTGCCGTATTCCTTGGCATTGTTCAATTCCTCGGCAGTGGCGATGTAACATCCGCTATCGTATCTGGCTTGCGTATGCTCGCCATGACACTTGTATTCATCTGCTTATTAGCAACTACAAAATTGCAAGATCTTACAGCGGCTCTCGTAACACAATGCAAAATTCCTTATGAATATGCATTTATGTTCACTGCTGCACTTCGCTTCGTACCTGACTTCATTGCTGAAAGCCATGCTGTACAAGAGGCACAAGCGTGCCGTGGTTTATCCTTAGAAGGCAACTTCATTAAACGCATCAAATCCTATGCATCTGTTATTCAACCATTGCTCTTAAAATCCTTGGGCCGCTCCGAAACAATGGCGCTCTCTCTAGAACTACGTGGCTTTGGTGGTCCAACACATAGCTTTGCTGCATCTGTAGGATTGAAAACTATGGACTACGCAGTAATTGGTGCTTTGATTGTTATTACAATACTACTATTTGTTATTGTGTAA
- the rbsK gene encoding ribokinase yields the protein MNRIVVIGSCNMDIVVLADKRPAAGETIMGNELHIAHGGKGANQAVAAARLGAEVTMVGCIGEDAYGQMILDNLKENFINTDYIVTVPNTTTGTAHITLAEGDNSIIVIAGANAKVDKSVVDNAWSAIEQADLVMVQNEIPIPTIEYIVRRCHEANVKVLLNPAPAADLNPEWLELATYITPNEHELSALYPNQSTEETLLANENKIIVTLGSKGVGYADNGEIHTVSGFKVDPVDTTGAGDTFNGAFATAIVNGKSLADALHYGNAAAALSIQRLGAQGGMPTKDEVAAFLAEN from the coding sequence ATGAATCGCATTGTTGTTATTGGTAGTTGCAACATGGATATTGTAGTGCTCGCGGATAAACGTCCGGCGGCAGGCGAAACAATCATGGGCAACGAATTGCACATCGCCCACGGCGGTAAAGGTGCAAACCAAGCGGTAGCTGCTGCTCGTCTCGGTGCAGAGGTTACTATGGTAGGCTGCATCGGCGAAGATGCATACGGCCAAATGATTTTAGATAATCTAAAAGAAAATTTCATCAATACAGATTACATTGTTACTGTGCCGAATACTACAACAGGTACAGCCCACATCACATTGGCGGAAGGCGATAATAGCATCATTGTCATTGCAGGTGCTAATGCTAAGGTTGACAAAAGCGTAGTAGATAACGCTTGGTCTGCTATCGAGCAAGCAGATCTCGTAATGGTGCAAAACGAAATTCCTATTCCCACCATCGAATACATCGTTCGTCGTTGTCACGAGGCTAATGTGAAAGTCCTCTTAAATCCAGCTCCAGCGGCTGACCTCAATCCAGAGTGGTTAGAATTAGCAACCTATATTACGCCAAATGAGCATGAGCTATCTGCCCTCTACCCTAACCAATCTACAGAGGAAACATTATTGGCAAATGAAAACAAAATCATCGTTACCCTCGGCAGCAAGGGCGTAGGTTATGCAGATAATGGTGAAATTCACACCGTATCTGGCTTTAAGGTTGATCCAGTAGATACAACAGGCGCAGGCGATACATTCAACGGTGCCTTTGCAACGGCTATCGTTAATGGTAAAAGCTTAGCCGATGCATTGCACTACGGCAACGCAGCCGCAGCCCTCTCCATCCAACGCTTGGGCGCCCAAGGTGGTATGCCTACGAAGGATGAGGTTGCTGCATTCTTGGCTGAGAATTAA
- a CDS encoding type II toxin-antitoxin system RelE/ParE family toxin, which translates to MKTQTYTIIPTEKFNKELHQQILYIAMQFSKETAIQVKENIQNSISNLMNHPYMGAKPKIRALNDSDFRMLILEKLIIFYTVVEETKTIYLISILDQRQDYVNILNGL; encoded by the coding sequence ATGAAAACCCAAACCTACACAATCATTCCTACGGAAAAGTTCAATAAAGAGCTACATCAGCAAATACTTTATATAGCTATGCAGTTTTCAAAAGAAACAGCTATACAAGTCAAAGAAAATATTCAAAATTCGATTTCAAATCTTATGAACCATCCATATATGGGGGCTAAACCTAAAATTAGAGCACTTAATGACAGCGACTTTCGAATGTTAATTTTAGAAAAACTTATCATTTTCTACACAGTTGTAGAGGAAACAAAAACAATTTATTTAATCTCTATACTTGATCAACGACAAGATTATGTAAATATACTAAATGGATTATAA
- the hisD gene encoding histidinol dehydrogenase, with amino-acid sequence MKIYKESLDTMLSIVRNYTQQTTDMEIERRVYDIIDDVRTNGDAALKAYSEKFDGVSIEDFKVPQEEIDAAYESLSDDLKAALLKAKANITEFHSREIEQGFVDMDTPGIIRGQKVIPLACVGLYVPGGTAAYPSTIIMTALPAKIAGVKEIVMVTPPQKDGINPAVLGAAKLAGVDAVYQVGGAQGVAALAYGTESIPKVDKIVGPGNIYVATAKRQVFGQVDIDMIAGPSEIGVIADDSANPVHLAADLLSQAEHDPRARAIMVTTSESLANAVSDEVERQLKLLPRESIARPAIENNSYIAVMDSVEDMFTVMNEVAPEHLEIQLPDPMGYMSLVQNAGSVFLGAYASEPLGDYVGGTNHVLPTSGTARFSSPLGVYDFVKRTSFTQFTKERLEEVATHITTLARTEGLEAHARAIEVRFEK; translated from the coding sequence ATGAAAATTTATAAGGAATCATTAGATACGATGCTTAGTATCGTTCGAAATTACACTCAACAAACTACAGACATGGAAATTGAGCGTCGCGTGTACGATATCATCGACGATGTTCGCACCAATGGTGATGCGGCTTTAAAGGCATACTCTGAAAAATTTGATGGTGTATCCATCGAAGATTTCAAGGTGCCTCAAGAGGAAATCGATGCTGCTTATGAGTCCTTATCTGATGATTTGAAGGCTGCCTTGTTAAAGGCAAAGGCTAATATTACTGAGTTCCACAGTCGTGAAATTGAACAAGGTTTTGTGGATATGGATACACCGGGCATCATCCGCGGTCAAAAGGTTATTCCATTGGCTTGCGTTGGCCTTTATGTTCCTGGTGGTACAGCAGCGTATCCTTCTACTATTATCATGACTGCGTTGCCAGCTAAAATTGCAGGCGTTAAAGAAATCGTTATGGTTACACCTCCTCAAAAGGATGGCATTAACCCTGCTGTACTAGGTGCTGCAAAACTTGCTGGCGTTGATGCAGTATACCAAGTTGGTGGTGCTCAAGGTGTAGCGGCTCTTGCGTATGGTACGGAAAGCATTCCAAAGGTTGATAAGATCGTAGGCCCTGGCAACATTTACGTTGCCACAGCAAAACGCCAAGTGTTCGGCCAAGTTGATATCGACATGATTGCAGGCCCTAGTGAAATCGGCGTTATCGCTGACGATAGTGCTAATCCAGTACACCTTGCAGCAGATCTTTTGTCTCAAGCAGAACATGATCCTCGGGCGCGCGCTATTATGGTTACTACTAGTGAAAGCTTAGCAAATGCGGTATCCGATGAGGTTGAACGTCAATTAAAATTATTGCCTCGTGAAAGCATCGCTCGCCCAGCTATTGAAAATAACAGTTATATTGCTGTTATGGATAGCGTTGAAGACATGTTTACGGTCATGAACGAAGTAGCGCCAGAGCATTTGGAAATCCAATTGCCAGACCCAATGGGTTACATGAGTCTCGTTCAAAATGCGGGCTCCGTATTCCTTGGTGCCTATGCATCTGAGCCATTGGGAGACTACGTAGGCGGTACAAATCACGTATTGCCTACCAGTGGTACAGCACGCTTCTCATCTCCACTTGGTGTGTATGATTTCGTAAAACGTACATCCTTTACACAATTTACAAAAGAACGATTAGAAGAAGTAGCAACACACATTACTACATTAGCTCGTACAGAAGGTCTTGAAGCACATGCTCGCGCTATCGAAGTACGTTTTGAGAAATAG